One genomic segment of Natronospira proteinivora includes these proteins:
- a CDS encoding ExeA family protein: MSLYLSHFGLKEFPFSLTPDTGFYYDSRPHQEALNVLLVALRSGEGFLKVTGEVGLGKTLLCRMLLDALKEEAVTAYIPNPHLSPASMRLSLARELGLNPDQDLSQEQLLQVIQDRLMALAGEEKPVVLVLDEAQQLPEATLEAVRLLTNLETEKRKLIQVVLFGQPELEERLARPSVRQLRQRITFSYRLLPLDRDTVEDYVRHRLRVAGYRGAPLFTRPARRALFRRSEGTPRLVNVLAHKALMAAWGEGSDQVEGRHVRRAADDTEGVGLAAWGSACLNWRTALGLVLLIGVAGGLIAWGLWPDFVEVAP, from the coding sequence ATGAGTCTCTATCTCTCCCATTTCGGTCTCAAGGAATTCCCCTTCTCTCTGACGCCGGATACTGGCTTCTATTACGACAGCCGGCCCCACCAGGAGGCATTGAATGTTCTGCTGGTGGCCTTGCGTTCGGGCGAGGGCTTTCTCAAGGTCACCGGGGAGGTGGGCCTGGGTAAAACGCTCTTGTGTCGCATGCTGCTGGATGCCCTCAAGGAAGAAGCGGTCACCGCCTACATTCCCAACCCCCATCTCTCGCCCGCCTCCATGCGCCTGAGCCTGGCCCGGGAACTGGGACTGAATCCCGACCAAGACCTGAGCCAGGAACAGCTGCTGCAGGTGATCCAGGACCGCCTCATGGCCCTGGCTGGCGAGGAAAAACCGGTGGTGCTGGTGCTGGACGAAGCCCAGCAGCTGCCGGAAGCTACCCTGGAAGCGGTCCGGCTGCTGACCAACCTGGAAACCGAGAAACGCAAGTTGATTCAGGTGGTGCTGTTTGGCCAACCGGAACTGGAAGAGCGCCTGGCCCGGCCATCGGTCCGCCAGCTGCGCCAGCGCATCACCTTCAGCTATCGGCTCTTGCCCCTGGATCGGGACACGGTGGAGGATTACGTGCGTCACCGTCTGCGGGTGGCCGGCTATCGTGGAGCCCCACTGTTTACCCGTCCGGCCCGGCGGGCCCTGTTTCGCCGCAGCGAAGGCACACCACGACTGGTCAACGTGCTCGCCCATAAGGCCCTGATGGCCGCCTGGGGAGAAGGCAGTGATCAGGTGGAAGGGCGCCATGTGCGCCGGGCTGCGGATGACACCGAGGGCGTGGGCCTCGCCGCCTGGGGGTCCGCCTGCCTGAACTGGCGCACAGCCCTGGGTCTTGTACTGCTGATTGGGGTGGCCGGCGGCCTGATCGCCTGGGGTCTATGGCCGGATTTTGTCGAGGTGGCGCCATGA
- the mshL gene encoding pilus (MSHA type) biogenesis protein MshL, with the protein MKYSRNGMIEQYRFKTGLVVLGIGLSLVLGACAQPFGEDTRQRMDDVLEDSLRATEERSPPAEVSEALLPGEEERRSRRAPAEEEDRFDISVRNVDAETFFMGLVEDTDYNMIVDDAVEGRISLSLRNVTIPEVMEAVEAAYGYEYRELAGGYLVRPAGLQTRVFTVDYLTITREGSSSTRVSSGSVSDGHTGQRSGGFGGTRGFGGSGGGDQSDRTTGTRIETESKSDFWADIESTLEAIVADRDGSRVILNPQSGTVAVRALPAELREIQEYLATIQESVGRQVVLEAKILEVELRDEFRSGINWGGLYSDGDDAAFIGQTGGPDLFEDGVSSIRGTARSLNPGDALEGMTTESIGGTFAATLNIGNDFRAFVELLSRQGETRVLSSPRVSTVNNQKAVIKVGSDEFFVTGIQSGGTFGAAGASSQRNVELTPFFSGIALDVTPQISANNDVTLHIHPTVSQVTDQRKDLTVGGETDSLPLALSEVRESDSIVRASSGQIVVIGGLMQNQMRDETFRTPILGDIPVLGHLFRQTRQREAKTELVILLRPVVVEDERQWDDMTREYQGQIRDMRRPGRR; encoded by the coding sequence ATGAAGTATTCGAGGAATGGCATGATCGAACAATACCGTTTCAAGACGGGTCTGGTGGTACTGGGCATTGGCTTAAGCCTGGTGCTGGGCGCCTGCGCACAGCCCTTCGGTGAAGATACCCGCCAGCGCATGGATGACGTGCTGGAGGACAGCCTGCGGGCCACCGAGGAACGCAGTCCGCCGGCGGAAGTTTCCGAGGCCCTGCTGCCCGGGGAGGAGGAACGTCGTAGTCGGCGCGCGCCAGCCGAGGAGGAAGATCGTTTCGATATTTCCGTGCGTAATGTGGATGCGGAAACCTTCTTCATGGGCCTGGTGGAAGACACCGACTACAACATGATCGTGGACGATGCTGTGGAAGGCCGGATAAGCCTCAGTCTTCGCAATGTGACCATCCCGGAAGTGATGGAGGCCGTTGAAGCGGCCTATGGCTATGAATATCGGGAATTGGCCGGTGGCTATCTGGTTCGTCCCGCCGGCCTGCAGACGCGGGTGTTCACCGTGGATTACCTGACCATTACCCGGGAAGGCTCTTCCAGCACCCGGGTGAGCTCCGGTTCGGTCAGTGATGGTCACACGGGCCAGCGCAGTGGTGGTTTTGGCGGCACCCGGGGCTTTGGCGGAAGCGGTGGGGGAGATCAGAGCGATCGCACCACCGGCACTCGCATTGAAACCGAGTCCAAATCCGATTTCTGGGCGGATATCGAATCCACCCTGGAGGCCATCGTGGCCGATCGGGATGGTAGTCGGGTCATACTCAACCCCCAATCCGGCACCGTTGCGGTCCGCGCCCTGCCCGCCGAGCTTCGCGAGATCCAGGAATACCTGGCCACCATCCAGGAAAGTGTGGGTCGTCAGGTGGTGCTGGAGGCCAAGATTCTGGAAGTGGAGCTGCGGGATGAATTCCGTTCCGGCATCAACTGGGGCGGTCTGTACTCGGATGGCGATGATGCCGCCTTCATTGGCCAGACCGGCGGCCCGGATCTCTTCGAGGACGGGGTCTCCTCGATTCGTGGTACCGCTCGAAGCCTTAATCCCGGGGATGCCCTGGAAGGCATGACCACCGAATCCATTGGTGGGACCTTTGCCGCCACTCTGAATATCGGCAATGATTTTCGTGCCTTTGTGGAGTTGCTGTCTCGCCAGGGCGAGACTCGGGTCCTGTCCAGTCCCCGGGTTTCGACGGTGAATAATCAGAAAGCGGTGATCAAAGTGGGCAGTGACGAGTTCTTCGTTACCGGCATTCAGTCCGGTGGCACCTTTGGCGCCGCCGGGGCCAGCTCCCAGCGCAATGTGGAACTCACCCCCTTCTTCTCGGGGATTGCCCTGGATGTGACCCCCCAGATCAGCGCCAACAATGATGTCACCCTGCACATCCATCCCACCGTCAGTCAGGTCACCGACCAGCGCAAGGACCTGACCGTGGGCGGGGAAACCGACAGCCTGCCCCTGGCATTGAGCGAAGTGCGGGAATCGGACAGCATCGTTCGCGCCAGCAGTGGCCAGATCGTGGTGATTGGCGGCTTGATGCAGAACCAGATGCGGGATGAAACGTTCCGCACGCCCATCCTCGGCGATATCCCGGTGCTGGGTCATCTCTTCCGCCAGACCCGTCAGCGGGAGGCCAAGACCGAACTGGTCATCCTGCTGCGCCCGGTGGTGGTGGAAGATGAGCGCCAGTGGGATGACATGACCCGGGAATACCAGGGCCAGATCCGTGACATGCGGCGGCCAGGGCGGCGATGA
- the gspM gene encoding type II secretion system protein GspM: MKAQLDKLRDRINALSLRERVLVFLAAAAVVAFLWNTLFMEPLSERQAQTETEIQDLRERISQANNAIAEMVRAREQDPDAEYRARLAELQSDLAELDERLDDLTGDLVEPVRMAGVLEQMLDRQSGLELRSLQALSARPLLDDDELSGVGNIYRHGVRMELTGSFSDTLAYLRVLEGLDSNLFWGRLKISMERYPDNRIVLVVHTLSLREGWIGV, translated from the coding sequence ATGAAGGCGCAGCTGGACAAGCTTCGGGACCGGATCAATGCCTTGAGCCTTCGGGAGCGGGTGCTGGTGTTTCTCGCAGCGGCCGCAGTGGTGGCCTTTCTCTGGAATACCCTGTTCATGGAGCCCCTGTCGGAGCGTCAAGCCCAGACTGAGACCGAGATCCAGGACCTGCGCGAGCGCATCAGCCAGGCCAACAATGCCATTGCCGAGATGGTGCGCGCCCGTGAGCAAGACCCGGATGCCGAGTATCGGGCTCGCCTGGCCGAACTGCAATCCGACTTGGCCGAGCTGGATGAGCGCCTGGATGACCTGACTGGTGATCTGGTGGAGCCGGTGCGCATGGCCGGGGTGTTGGAACAGATGCTGGATCGCCAGTCGGGCTTGGAGCTGCGCAGCCTGCAGGCCTTGTCCGCCCGTCCCTTGCTGGATGACGATGAGCTGAGTGGCGTGGGTAATATCTATCGCCACGGGGTTCGCATGGAATTGACGGGCAGTTTCAGTGACACCCTGGCCTATCTGCGGGTCCTGGAAGGTTTGGACTCCAATCTTTTCTGGGGGCGGCTGAAAATCAGCATGGAACGATACCCGGACAATCGTATTGTGCTGGTGGTGCATACCCTGAGTCTGAGGGAGGGCTGGATCGGTGTTTGA
- a CDS encoding MSHA biogenesis protein MshI: protein MNQNINLYQPIFRRQRKVFSAETMLMMLGLLILGLALMTVWSQWRYAQMAERVDHLQNQETEALARLSSLEETLPPREESPALRRAVQDSEAERAVKEQALNVLRNGELGQQQGFSRYLEALGRQRIDPVWLTHISLEEGGQHISLRGRTRQAEQMPIYLQRLSDEPSYAGTDFRTLRMDRAELSEGGSVLEFRLSTRPDEDGEDRP from the coding sequence GTGAATCAGAACATCAATCTTTACCAGCCCATCTTCCGGCGCCAGCGCAAGGTCTTTTCTGCTGAAACCATGTTAATGATGCTGGGCCTGTTGATCCTGGGTCTGGCTCTGATGACGGTTTGGAGTCAGTGGCGTTATGCCCAGATGGCTGAGCGCGTGGACCATCTTCAGAATCAGGAGACCGAGGCCCTGGCCCGTCTGTCATCATTGGAAGAGACCCTGCCGCCCCGGGAGGAGAGCCCGGCCCTGCGCCGGGCGGTTCAGGACAGTGAGGCCGAGCGAGCAGTCAAGGAACAGGCCCTGAATGTCCTGCGGAACGGGGAGCTGGGTCAGCAGCAGGGATTTTCCCGTTACCTGGAAGCCTTGGGCCGCCAGCGCATTGATCCGGTTTGGCTGACTCATATCAGCCTGGAAGAGGGCGGCCAGCATATCAGCCTGCGGGGGCGCACCCGTCAGGCTGAACAAATGCCCATCTATCTTCAACGTCTGTCCGATGAACCCAGCTATGCCGGCACCGATTTCCGGACCCTGAGAATGGATCGCGCCGAGCTGTCGGAGGGCGGCTCGGTACTGGAGTTCCGCCTCTCCACCCGCCCGGATGAGGACGGGGAGGATCGACCATGA
- a CDS encoding dihydroorotate dehydrogenase yields MTQTSEPRVPQSLASRFCGLDFASPLVLLSGCVGFGEEYTRVAGFSNRDVGGICLKGTTGQPRLGNPPHRIYETPEGMLNAIGLQNPGVDHVVDEILPTLDFAETRFIANVCGSTIEEYAQVARRFHDSPIDAMEINISCPNVKEGGVQFGNVPEMSARVVEAVRAETDKPLITKLSPNQTDIARNAAYCIEAGTDALAVINTVSGMAINAEARRPVIGNVQGGLSGPAIKPIALLKVHQVYQVAGPKNIPILGQGGIQNAQDALEFMIAGASAVGVGTTLFYEPHACQRINAGIADYLDRHGMASVSELVGTLQLP; encoded by the coding sequence ATGACCCAGACCAGCGAGCCCCGTGTGCCCCAATCCCTGGCCAGCCGTTTCTGCGGACTGGATTTTGCCTCACCCCTGGTGCTGTTGTCCGGTTGTGTGGGCTTTGGCGAGGAATATACCCGGGTGGCGGGGTTTTCCAACCGGGACGTGGGTGGCATCTGCCTGAAGGGCACCACTGGCCAGCCTCGCCTGGGCAACCCGCCCCACCGGATTTACGAGACTCCCGAGGGCATGCTCAATGCCATCGGTCTGCAGAATCCCGGGGTGGATCATGTGGTGGACGAGATTCTGCCCACCCTGGATTTTGCTGAAACCCGATTTATTGCCAATGTCTGTGGCTCCACCATTGAAGAGTATGCCCAGGTGGCGCGGCGTTTTCATGATTCACCCATCGACGCCATGGAGATCAATATCTCCTGCCCCAATGTGAAGGAGGGTGGGGTCCAGTTCGGTAATGTGCCCGAAATGTCCGCCCGGGTGGTGGAAGCGGTTCGTGCCGAGACCGACAAACCCCTGATTACCAAACTCTCTCCCAATCAAACCGATATCGCACGCAACGCCGCCTATTGCATTGAGGCCGGCACCGATGCCCTGGCGGTGATCAACACCGTCTCCGGCATGGCTATCAATGCCGAGGCCCGGCGGCCGGTAATCGGCAATGTCCAGGGAGGGTTGTCCGGCCCCGCCATCAAGCCCATTGCCCTGCTCAAGGTGCATCAGGTCTATCAGGTGGCGGGACCGAAAAACATTCCCATTCTGGGCCAGGGCGGCATTCAAAACGCTCAGGATGCACTGGAGTTCATGATTGCCGGTGCCAGTGCGGTGGGGGTGGGCACCACACTCTTTTATGAGCCTCACGCCTGCCAGCGAATTAATGCCGGCATCGCCGATTATCTGGACCGCCATGGCATGGCCTCGGTTTCCGAGCTGGTGGGGACCCTGCAGCTGCCCTGA
- a CDS encoding tRNA (cytidine(34)-2'-O)-methyltransferase, whose product MFHIVLYEPEIPPNTGNVMRLAANTGASLHLLHPLGFTMDAKALRRGGLDYRDSAVVREHADFAAFMDSVQPERVFALSSKVSRPLHEQRFKPGDAFLFGPETRGLPAEILAHPAIAQCLKIPMKPGNRSLNLGNAVAVTVYEAWRQNGFA is encoded by the coding sequence ATGTTTCACATTGTACTGTATGAACCGGAGATTCCGCCCAATACCGGTAATGTCATGCGGCTGGCCGCCAACACCGGCGCCTCCCTGCATCTGCTGCATCCCCTGGGCTTCACCATGGATGCCAAGGCGCTGCGTCGGGGGGGACTGGATTATCGGGACAGCGCCGTGGTTCGGGAACATGCAGACTTTGCGGCTTTCATGGACTCCGTCCAGCCGGAACGCGTCTTCGCACTATCGAGCAAAGTCAGCCGCCCCCTGCATGAACAGCGCTTCAAACCCGGAGATGCCTTTCTGTTCGGCCCCGAGACCCGCGGCCTGCCCGCGGAGATCCTGGCCCATCCAGCGATCGCCCAATGCCTGAAGATTCCCATGAAACCTGGTAACCGCTCTCTGAACCTGGGCAATGCTGTGGCCGTCACCGTTTACGAAGCCTGGCGGCAAAACGGCTTTGCCTAA
- a CDS encoding NAD(P)H-dependent glycerol-3-phosphate dehydrogenase, which yields MTSRPDQPIAVLGAGAWGTALAIQMARSGRSVRLWGRDPAHLAEMVEARENRRRLPGAAFPASLQAEPDLDRALDGVRDVLVAVPSHAFREMLGQLAQRAIPGLRLAWATKGFEPGTGRLAEAVVAEVLGDALPMAVLTGPTFAAEVGRGQPTAMTVAASDTALADDLAATLHGEQFRAYTSDDVIGAEVGGAVKNVIAIGAGVSDGLGFGANARVALITRGLAEMMRLGEALGGRAQTLTGLAGMGDLVLTCTDDQSRNRRFGLALAAGRSVEQAKSEIGLVEGALAAAEVRRLGEQLGIDLPIAAQVHAMVYDGVSPRLAAESLLNRSRTEEEG from the coding sequence ATGACTTCCCGACCCGACCAACCCATTGCCGTGCTGGGTGCCGGCGCCTGGGGGACGGCCCTGGCCATCCAGATGGCCCGAAGTGGCCGTTCGGTGCGCCTGTGGGGCCGTGACCCGGCACACCTCGCCGAGATGGTTGAGGCGAGGGAAAACCGCCGCCGTCTTCCCGGGGCTGCTTTTCCCGCGTCACTTCAGGCCGAGCCGGATCTGGATCGGGCCCTGGATGGGGTGAGGGATGTGCTGGTGGCCGTGCCCAGTCATGCCTTTCGTGAGATGTTGGGCCAGCTGGCCCAGCGGGCAATCCCTGGTCTGCGCCTGGCCTGGGCCACCAAGGGCTTTGAGCCGGGCACCGGGCGCCTGGCCGAGGCGGTGGTCGCCGAAGTGCTGGGCGATGCCCTGCCCATGGCGGTTCTGACCGGCCCCACCTTCGCCGCCGAAGTCGGCCGGGGCCAGCCCACGGCCATGACCGTGGCCGCCAGCGATACGGCATTGGCCGATGATCTGGCTGCCACGCTTCATGGTGAGCAGTTCCGGGCTTATACCAGTGATGACGTGATCGGTGCCGAGGTGGGCGGGGCCGTGAAGAATGTCATCGCCATCGGGGCCGGGGTCTCGGATGGCCTGGGCTTTGGTGCCAATGCCCGTGTGGCGCTGATTACCCGGGGGCTGGCCGAGATGATGCGATTGGGCGAGGCCCTGGGTGGTCGGGCCCAGACCCTCACCGGCCTGGCCGGCATGGGCGACCTGGTGCTCACCTGCACGGATGATCAATCCCGCAATCGGCGCTTCGGCCTGGCTCTGGCGGCCGGTCGTAGCGTGGAGCAGGCCAAGTCCGAAATCGGACTGGTGGAAGGGGCCCTGGCGGCTGCCGAGGTTCGACGCCTGGGCGAACAGTTGGGAATCGATCTGCCCATCGCCGCCCAGGTTCACGCCATGGTCTATGACGGTGTTAGTCCCCGGTTGGCCGCCGAGTCCCTGCTTAATCGGTCCCGGACCGAGGAAGAGGGCTAG
- the secB gene encoding protein-export chaperone SecB, whose translation MAEDKQDNANNQAGGQDAAASKDVQLHNIYVKDFSFESPQAPQIFTQQVTPEFSMNMGNRAAQVAESLYEVTLNIEVEARHEDKAVFLIELQQSGLFQLDGFTGEEKEAVLGAFCPAQLYPYAREVITTMVTNGGFPAPRLQPVNFDLLRHRQKEQQQAAAQESGGQA comes from the coding sequence ATGGCAGAAGACAAGCAGGACAACGCCAACAACCAGGCTGGCGGACAGGATGCCGCCGCCAGCAAGGACGTGCAGCTGCATAATATCTATGTGAAGGATTTTTCCTTTGAATCACCGCAGGCGCCGCAGATTTTCACTCAACAGGTGACCCCGGAGTTCAGCATGAATATGGGTAATCGGGCCGCGCAAGTCGCTGAGAGTCTGTATGAGGTCACTCTGAATATCGAAGTGGAAGCACGCCACGAAGACAAAGCCGTGTTCCTGATTGAGCTGCAGCAATCCGGGCTGTTCCAGCTGGATGGTTTCACCGGGGAAGAAAAGGAGGCCGTGCTGGGCGCCTTTTGCCCGGCTCAGCTCTACCCCTACGCCCGGGAAGTGATCACCACCATGGTTACCAACGGCGGCTTCCCGGCGCCACGTCTGCAACCGGTGAATTTCGACCTTTTGCGTCATCGCCAGAAAGAGCAGCAGCAAGCCGCTGCTCAGGAGTCCGGCGGGCAGGCCTGA
- the grxC gene encoding glutaredoxin 3, whose translation MSEKPVVMYSKRSCPFCVRAKALMEAKGVAFEEIDILVAPERRQEMIEKADGRRTVPQIFIQGEGIGGYDELAALERVGELNKRLGL comes from the coding sequence ATGTCTGAAAAGCCCGTGGTGATGTATTCCAAGCGTAGCTGCCCTTTCTGTGTCAGAGCCAAGGCCCTGATGGAGGCAAAGGGAGTGGCGTTTGAAGAGATCGATATTCTGGTGGCGCCGGAGCGCCGTCAGGAGATGATCGAGAAAGCCGATGGCCGTCGGACCGTGCCCCAAATCTTCATCCAGGGGGAAGGGATCGGCGGCTATGACGAGCTGGCCGCCCTTGAGCGAGTCGGCGAACTGAACAAGCGTTTGGGTTTATAG
- a CDS encoding rhodanese-like domain-containing protein: MDRVVEFASQNPLLVMAFITLLLVFIFTEIRRASRGYKDVETGPATRMINDGAVVIDVRQPDAYRKGHVAGAANYPVDRIEAHADDIAKRVKKAKGQPILIYDDMGMGAGKAAAALVKQELGVEIYNLKGGLTAWQRENLPLKKKG, translated from the coding sequence ATGGACAGAGTTGTCGAGTTTGCCAGCCAGAATCCTTTGCTGGTGATGGCTTTCATCACCCTGCTGCTTGTTTTCATCTTCACTGAAATTCGGCGGGCCAGTCGTGGTTACAAGGATGTGGAAACCGGCCCTGCTACCCGCATGATCAATGATGGTGCGGTGGTGATCGATGTGCGCCAGCCGGATGCCTATCGCAAGGGCCATGTCGCGGGAGCGGCCAATTATCCGGTCGACCGCATCGAGGCCCATGCCGATGACATTGCCAAGCGGGTCAAAAAGGCCAAGGGTCAGCCCATTCTGATTTATGACGACATGGGCATGGGTGCCGGCAAGGCGGCCGCCGCGCTGGTGAAACAGGAGCTGGGTGTGGAGATCTACAACCTCAAGGGTGGCTTGACCGCCTGGCAGCGGGAAAACCTGCCGCTGAAAAAGAAGGGTTGA
- the gpmI gene encoding 2,3-bisphosphoglycerate-independent phosphoglycerate mutase gives MSESKRPIMLVILDGWGEAPDAEDNAISQARTPNWDRMSQQYPKTLIHTSGPRVGLPDGQMGNSEVGHINLGAGRVVPQEFGRISGAIEDGSFFDNPAFRESVDRAVGQGRAVHITGLLSPGGVHSHESHLHAMVRLAAQRGAKDIFVHAILDGRDMPPRSAKASIEALEAVFTELGRGRIASLVGRFYAMDRDNRWDRIKAAYRLMTEGAGEHRAESGLAGLQAAYDRNENDEFVAPTWIDGEGGRVRDGDAVIFMNWRADRARELTQAFTDPAFEGFERKRLNLAGFVTLTQYQSDFDVPVAFPPSHPKNNLGEYAAKLGLRQLRIAETEKYAHVTFFFNGGQETKFEGEDRILVPSPDVRTYDLKPEMSAPEVTDKLVEAIESDQYDLIVCNYANADMVGHTGDMKAAILAIETLDESLGRLESTIQAAGGEMLITADHGNAEKMRDANTGQAHTAHTTNRVPLLYVGREAEMVNDGGLCDLAPTLLTLMGQPLPEEMTGHTLVKLKH, from the coding sequence ATGAGTGAGAGCAAGCGACCGATCATGCTGGTGATTCTGGACGGCTGGGGCGAGGCCCCGGACGCCGAGGATAATGCCATCAGCCAGGCCCGGACCCCCAACTGGGACCGCATGAGCCAACAATATCCCAAGACCCTGATCCACACCTCCGGGCCCCGTGTAGGCCTGCCGGACGGCCAGATGGGCAACTCCGAGGTGGGGCATATCAATCTGGGTGCCGGGCGGGTGGTGCCCCAGGAGTTCGGTCGCATCTCCGGCGCCATCGAGGACGGCAGCTTCTTCGACAACCCGGCCTTCCGTGAAAGCGTGGACCGGGCCGTGGGCCAAGGTCGCGCCGTGCATATCACCGGCCTACTCTCTCCCGGCGGTGTCCATAGCCACGAATCCCACCTCCACGCCATGGTGCGCCTGGCCGCCCAGCGGGGCGCCAAAGACATCTTCGTCCACGCCATTCTGGACGGCCGGGACATGCCTCCGCGCAGCGCCAAGGCCTCCATTGAAGCCCTGGAAGCGGTGTTCACCGAGCTGGGCCGGGGCCGGATTGCGAGCCTGGTGGGCCGCTTCTATGCCATGGACCGTGACAATCGCTGGGATCGAATCAAAGCGGCCTATCGCCTGATGACCGAAGGCGCGGGCGAACACCGGGCCGAATCCGGCCTGGCCGGCCTGCAAGCCGCCTATGACCGGAACGAGAACGACGAATTCGTGGCGCCCACCTGGATTGATGGCGAGGGGGGCCGCGTCCGTGACGGGGATGCGGTGATCTTCATGAACTGGCGAGCCGACCGGGCGCGGGAACTGACCCAGGCCTTTACCGACCCGGCCTTCGAGGGCTTTGAGCGCAAACGCCTGAATCTGGCCGGTTTTGTGACCCTTACCCAGTATCAGTCGGATTTCGACGTACCGGTGGCCTTCCCCCCCAGTCATCCCAAGAACAACCTGGGCGAGTACGCCGCCAAGCTCGGCCTGCGACAATTGCGCATCGCCGAGACCGAAAAATATGCCCATGTGACCTTCTTCTTCAACGGCGGGCAGGAAACCAAGTTCGAGGGTGAGGACCGCATTCTGGTGCCGTCCCCCGACGTCCGGACCTATGACCTCAAGCCCGAGATGAGCGCCCCGGAGGTCACCGACAAGCTGGTGGAGGCCATCGAATCGGATCAATACGATCTGATTGTCTGCAACTACGCCAATGCCGACATGGTGGGCCATACCGGTGACATGAAAGCGGCCATCCTGGCCATTGAAACCCTGGATGAAAGCCTGGGCCGGCTGGAATCGACCATTCAGGCCGCCGGCGGCGAGATGCTAATCACCGCGGACCACGGCAATGCCGAAAAGATGCGGGATGCCAACACCGGCCAGGCCCATACCGCCCACACGACCAATCGGGTACCGCTGCTCTACGTGGGCCGGGAGGCCGAGATGGTGAATGATGGCGGGCTGTGCGATCTGGCCCCCACCCTGCTCACCCTCATGGGCCAGCCCCTTCCCGAGGAGATGACCGGCCACACTCTGGTCAAGCTCAAGCACTGA
- a CDS encoding murein hydrolase activator EnvC family protein yields the protein MFRLLPLLLLSCCLLATTFVPVADARQSDQAEAREAELEELKERIEGLRHTLEEERGQRDDASRALQAAEEEVGRLGRELRQTESDIQSHRNRLSELETEQAERESEIEAEREALARQIQGAYRTGREEQIKLLLNQEDPAAFGRMLVYYDYLNQARSDRIDRISEHLERLAGLAEEVDETLAELAEARRRQSNALEAMEETRESREEAVSRIEQRLQERGTRLEQLEEDEAELQRLIRSLQDALEDIPSDLHEGRRFADLRGSLPWPVSGRVNRAFGDERAGGRMRWRGLFINAELGSDVRAVSHGRVAYAGWLQHYGLVLIIDHGDGYLSLYGHNESLYQDVGDWVGAGDVIASVGDSGGQDNTGLYFEIRNGRDPEDPARWLGRR from the coding sequence ATGTTCCGCCTACTGCCACTGCTGCTTCTGTCATGCTGCCTGCTGGCCACGACTTTCGTGCCCGTGGCCGATGCCAGGCAATCGGACCAGGCTGAGGCTCGTGAAGCGGAACTGGAAGAACTGAAGGAGCGCATCGAAGGCCTGCGCCATACCCTGGAAGAAGAACGCGGCCAGCGGGACGATGCCAGCCGGGCCCTGCAGGCCGCCGAAGAGGAAGTGGGCCGCCTGGGCCGGGAATTGCGGCAAACCGAATCGGATATCCAGTCCCATCGCAATCGATTATCGGAACTGGAAACCGAGCAGGCGGAACGGGAATCGGAAATCGAAGCCGAACGGGAAGCACTGGCACGCCAGATCCAAGGGGCATACCGCACCGGCCGGGAAGAGCAGATCAAGCTATTGCTGAATCAGGAAGACCCGGCAGCCTTCGGCCGCATGCTGGTGTACTACGACTATCTCAACCAGGCCCGCAGCGATCGGATTGACCGCATCAGCGAGCATCTGGAACGCTTGGCCGGCCTGGCCGAGGAAGTGGATGAGACCCTGGCGGAACTGGCCGAAGCCCGGCGACGGCAATCCAATGCCCTGGAAGCTATGGAGGAGACCCGGGAATCACGGGAAGAGGCGGTGAGCCGCATTGAGCAGCGCCTGCAGGAACGCGGCACCCGGCTGGAACAGCTGGAGGAAGATGAAGCCGAACTGCAACGCCTGATCCGCTCTCTGCAGGATGCCTTGGAAGACATCCCCTCAGACCTGCACGAAGGCAGGCGTTTTGCGGATCTGCGGGGATCCTTGCCCTGGCCGGTGTCCGGACGAGTCAACCGGGCCTTTGGAGACGAGCGGGCCGGCGGCCGGATGCGCTGGCGCGGGCTGTTCATCAATGCCGAGTTGGGCAGCGATGTGCGCGCCGTCTCCCATGGTCGGGTAGCCTACGCGGGCTGGTTACAGCATTACGGCCTGGTACTGATCATCGACCACGGCGATGGCTATCTCAGTCTCTACGGTCATAATGAATCCCTCTACCAGGACGTGGGGGACTGGGTCGGGGCCGGAGATGTGATTGCCTCGGTGGGTGACAGTGGCGGTCAAGACAATACCGGGCTGTATTTCGAGATTCGTAACGGCCGGGATCCGGAAGACCCGGCACGATGGCTGGGACGCCGCTGA